GTCTCATAGGTGTTCAGCAGTTGGTCGGACGCATGGCCGTGCAGCACCGCGGCAAGTTTCCAGCCGAGGTTGACGGCGTCCTGCATGCCGGTGTTCATTCCCTGGCCGCCGGCCGGGAAATGGATGTGTGCCGCGTCGCCGGCAAGGAGCACACGCCCGTTGCGATATTGGCTCGCGAGCCGCGCGGTGTCGTTGAAGCGAGACACCCAGCGGGGACTGTGCATGCCGAAGTCCGTCCCGGCGATCTTGAGCATCGACTCACGCAGGACTTCGAACGTCATGGGCGCATCCCGGTTGGTGACGACGTCGTCGTATTCCCCGGTCACCGCCCGATACCAGCCATTGTCGTTCCTGATCACGGAGAAGTCGCCGTGCCGGCCACGTTCGAACAGCAACATCCTGTCCGGTGGATTGAGCAGTTGGACGTCGCCCAGCATCGCGGTCAAGGTCGCGTCGGTGCCGGGGAAATCGATCCCGGCGAGCCGGCGGACCGTGCTCCGGCCACCGTCACAGCCCACGAGATACTTCGCTCGGACCCGCTCGCCACCAACGACGGCCTCGATGCCGTCGTCGTCCTGGCTTAGGTCGGTCACGGGAGAGGACCAGTGGACCCGGACACCGAGGTCGGCCGCGCGCTTTTCAAGGAGCAGCTCCACCTGGTGCTGCCACAACATGAGCCCGTACGGGAAACGGGTCGGGAATTCACTGAAATCCAGCCACAGCCCGGAGAAGTGGCCGAACTGCGTCGGACGGCCGTGCGCGATGAACTGGTCGGCCAGTCCACGCTGATCCAGCACTTCCAGGGTGCGGGGATGCATTCCGCCGGCCCGTTCCTCGTTCGTCCGGCGATCGGCGATCTGGTCGGTCAGCAGTACGTCCACGCCGGCCAGCGCGAGTTCGCCGGCGAGCGTCAGGCCCGTCGGCCCCGCGCCCGCGATGATCACGTCCATGTCGTCCCTTTCCGAATCCACGGTCGACGTACCCAGGTGAGCGTTCTCGCGAGACGACGGTCCCGTCGACCAACCAGCACCCGTGTCCGGCGTTCGCGCCAACTCGATCGCCGCTTGGTGTCCGCCGCTGGAATTGACACTACATCTTAATTGGAACTTAGTGTCAAAAGATTTGGCGTGTCACAATCGACGTCATGAGCCTGCGGGAGCGGAAGAAGCAACGCACACGCGCCGCGCTACAGCGTCATGCACTGCGACTGTTCCGTGATCAGGGGTACGCCGAGACGACGGTGGACGACATCGCGGCGGCCGCCGAGGTCAGTCGCAGCACCTTCTTCCGGTATTTCGGCACCAAGGAGGACGTGCTCCTCTTCGACAACCTGGACCCGGTGATGTGCCGCATGATGGCCGCCGTGCCCGAGGGGACTCCGTTACTCGAGGCCGTGCGCGGCGTGCTGCGGGACTCCTTCGCCTCCCTCGACGACGAGGCGCGCGGCATCGAGGAAGCCCGCGTGGAGCTGGCCCTGACGGTACCCGCCGTCGCCACGATCCTTCGCGAGCGCGACGCGTGGGGCATCGAACAGTACACCAGGATGATCGGGGCCGCGACGGCCCGGGAGCCCGACGACCCCGAGGTGCTGCTGTTCAGCGCGATCCTGATGGCCGCCCGGCACGCCGCCCGGGCGCGTACGGACGCCGGACACGCTGAGCACTACCTCGACGAACTGGATGCCATGCTCGGCCGTCTCGCCGCCGGTGTCCCCCTAGCTAACGAACCCGTCCACACTCCGGCCGTGGCCGGCTATGCGGCGGAGCGTACGGCGTTCGAAAATATCGATCGGCCCTAGGGGTCCTTGATCCCTAGGTGGGTGCCATGCGGTTTGAGCCTGG
The nucleotide sequence above comes from Fodinicola acaciae. Encoded proteins:
- a CDS encoding FAD-dependent monooxygenase, which gives rise to MDVIIAGAGPTGLTLAGELALAGVDVLLTDQIADRRTNEERAGGMHPRTLEVLDQRGLADQFIAHGRPTQFGHFSGLWLDFSEFPTRFPYGLMLWQHQVELLLEKRAADLGVRVHWSSPVTDLSQDDDGIEAVVGGERVRAKYLVGCDGGRSTVRRLAGIDFPGTDATLTAMLGDVQLLNPPDRMLLFERGRHGDFSVIRNDNGWYRAVTGEYDDVVTNRDAPMTFEVLRESMLKIAGTDFGMHSPRWVSRFNDTARLASQYRNGRVLLAGDAAHIHFPAGGQGMNTGMQDAVNLGWKLAAVLHGHASDQLLNTYETERRLVAERVLHNTRAQTALLRPGPHVDALREIMAELIKQPDVNESLGAMISGLDIHYPSGDGHPLIGRRVPDLDVRTKTGRTHVYELLHSGDPVLLDLGANVSVPGDWVKVVKAQCDARDWEIPVLGSVPAVGALLIRPDGYVAWTDDSGHQPALSPWAAV
- a CDS encoding TetR family transcriptional regulator — encoded protein: MSLRERKKQRTRAALQRHALRLFRDQGYAETTVDDIAAAAEVSRSTFFRYFGTKEDVLLFDNLDPVMCRMMAAVPEGTPLLEAVRGVLRDSFASLDDEARGIEEARVELALTVPAVATILRERDAWGIEQYTRMIGAATAREPDDPEVLLFSAILMAARHAARARTDAGHAEHYLDELDAMLGRLAAGVPLANEPVHTPAVAGYAAERTAFENIDRP